A section of the Geoalkalibacter ferrihydriticus DSM 17813 genome encodes:
- a CDS encoding ArsR/SmtB family transcription factor, translating to MEFDKSHTFDREAEILKVLGHPVRLKIVAGLISQTCNVKKIWECLGLPQATVSQHLALLKNKHIIEGRREGVEVFYHVVSEEARDIVSALFGRRT from the coding sequence ATGGAATTCGATAAATCTCACACATTTGACCGGGAAGCTGAAATCCTCAAGGTGCTCGGCCATCCGGTGCGGCTCAAGATCGTCGCCGGCCTTATTTCCCAAACCTGTAATGTAAAAAAGATCTGGGAATGTCTCGGGTTACCCCAGGCAACCGTTTCCCAGCATCTTGCCCTACTCAAGAACAAGCACATCATCGAGGGCCGTCGTGAGGGTGTCGAGGTTTTCTACCACGTGGTCTCCGAGGAAGCGCGCGATATCGTCTCCGCCCTTTTCGGCCGGCGTACCTGA